GGAATCGATCGCCTTTAAGATCgacaaaagaaacacaaatgtttgttacattttctgtttggtcTTTTTACTACAATTGTGGTTGGAATTCCCTTatgcctttcttcttcttttttgaaatgaaaaataacaattagaAATTCTCCTGCCGAACTGCCAGGAGAGGATCAACAATACCCAACACATGTGTTCCATGGCTAGCTGAGGGCAAGGCCACGCATTTGTTGGTGTGAGtcatggagaaagaaaaaagaaaacaggctCTTGTGCCGACACAattcttgttattttcattGTCCGATTCAGCGCAGCGGGACTCTTGACttgatcaaaaagaaaatgttgggcaaatctctttttattatcacGTCTACGCTCACGCTATTAAGGGTCAGCATCCACGatcaaaaaagttgaaattgaacgACCAGCCGGAGACGATGAGAGTCGGACACTCCCACGGTGGCGACGGCAGCGGCCTTGGCGTAGGTGTGCAAAGAAGAGCATTAACATAAAAGCAGGGTCCAACACCCCTCACGCCCACAAACAGATTGACTGCTGCTCAGGTGTAACGCAATGTCGACACTTTTTCTATACGATCGGCACTTACTTGgcgaaaaatttgattggatGAACAAGACAATGTTCACGTTGAGACTCTTGTGTATTTGTCTTTTATCACGTGATTTAGCCTTGTAGTCGAACGACAATGGTCaaagacccccccccccaaaaaaaaaaaaaaaaaaaaacattttggaatcaaacaaaagaaaacaatcaactGTGCTGATTCACTCTTTGCATTGTTGACTAGATTTCCAATCAGTGAATTCAATGATTTTGAACgacgaaataattatttgttcttttgctttttagtACGTAACAATCTGCATCGCCAATTTTGGTTGGCCAATAATCCGGTGGTTGACTTGTGGAGCtgaaaaaccaaatattccATAACCTTTTCACCGCGATTCTATTGCTCCCATTCCGGACATTCTGGACGCCGTTCCATTTTGACGCTCTCGCTCTTTAGTGAATCTCGTGAATAGGTCGTTATCCATCCGAGAAGTTAAACGTATTCGGGTCGTCCGATACACGACGGGTACATGCGTATTTAGCATTACTATCTTTGAGCGCTCATTTCGTGTATGTAGAATCACACAATGCGGCTAGAACGTGCACGACTCGAAAAGTTCCGCGTGCCATCATTCCGTTGGAGACGACAGACAAACGATACCTGAAGAATGTAATGAATTATTAAGCTcgagaaggggggaaataaatatAGGACactcggatgatgatgatcatcatTCCCAAGTGTAATTTGACTTGTGTTTTGACCTCTATTTATTCGAAAACAACTTTCAACATCGATTTAATATTACACACTTACCCGCGAGGGCGCTGTGAGAACGTTACGCATTTTTTAAcatggcctctctctctctgtatagACATACTTGGATAAGTACATTTGTACAGTAGGACAGGtatatttgatgtaattacaaattgaattttctctgGTCATCCGGGATGCAACGGATTTCgggaaaggggaaaaaacccCTTTTTCTCACACCCCAGAGCTACCTCCCGCCCATTTGGTAGTCTGACGAATAAGGGGGTACAGtacttaatatttatttatttaggcGTGAAATGATACGGGTGCGCACTACGCAAGATCCCTCATTAGTACAACGgttttgggggggaaatgtAGAGGGAAAGAGAAATCCGAGAGTTCTAATAACgtaatatacacacacatacaagaaaatgtcgaaatgATACTATTCAAAGTGACCTCTTGTAATGGTATCTTTTCTCGCCTTCAGGATAGCCGGTCTACCTCATTCTCGAATGATTATTTAGCTTACGGTGCACCTGCAGTAGGTCTAGAGAACTCTTATTTCGGCCAGTTATTTTGAACTCGAAAGTCTTTAACTGTCGTCAAATAAATTCTTTCCAGCTGCGTAGAAGGGCAAGGCCATTAAGACGAAACGGAATGAATGTTCGTTACCTTcgggaaatgaaaacaattcacCTTTACGATCACATTTCAGTGAAGAAAAGAGATCTCGGACTGCGAGAGAATTTTagaattagaagaagaagaagaaacatgtGAATGACCCTTAACTATCATTGTGTACGCAAATAATAAATCCTGGGCGACGCGGGGTCTCTAGCGTTGGCTTAGCGTcgtcattttccttttgattctGTTCCTATAAATAAGGTGAAAATAACAACTATACGCCTTCAACTGCGGGACAATAATAGAGCGAATCATGTCCCAAGATGTTATTCACAGCCAGATCCTGGGCGCTTTCTTACATGCAAGTAAATAGTAGTTGGCTGGTGTCCATGCATCCATTCACGCATTCAATTCTTTGCCGAGTCATTACGCCTATTCACGGTCGTTGCATTCAGGTAGCCGCTTTgcttcaagaaagaaaaaaaggcgaatcaAGCCGATAGAGATGCTTGTACTGATGATACAGAGTTGACAGGAGTAAATATTAGTGGAGAATTAAAGGGCAAGAAACTGCATGATTCGCTAAATTTTGGTTGTCGGCTGGTAGCCGGGCAAGGGAGGAGGAGCCTCGAGGCCGACACCAGCGgcaggtgctgctgctgcccgttcATCTCTGGCAGAGAGCCCGTAAATAATCTTTTGCATCACAAAACAAACCCatgtcttattttctttttccagcaacgggttttttcttcttcttcttctcttttttccagtTTAGCTTCACTAAACTTGCGCTAAAAGGGCGGATGACAGATGTTTATAACGCGCCATTTTCACTTTCTGCTCGTAGGGTTTCTCAAGGTGACGGTGCGAACTGTGAGCTGAATCAGtaactttaaatatttgtcttcttcttttttttctccgtttgtTGTTGCTTGCTTTCGAGTTGGTTTCCCATCATTGGCGACCGGTTGATTGACACCAGGTGTGGTTTCTCCCGACAGACGGGGACCCTGGAAAATAGTTTTAGTGTGTGGTCTCCTCGGGACCGCAGCCTCGGCTCACCGCCGCCCTGTAACTTTGAAATGCTCGAAACTGTTGAAGGATTaaaacagacaaaacaaaaacaaaattgccaAATCGTTGGCCGCGTAAAGTGACACGTCTAGTCTCCAAATTATATCGTCTGCCAACCAACGAGATATGTGCCAGAGAGTTTTCAACCCTGAGGACTGCTGGAATGTTTGCGTGACCTCTCAACCGCTCATTTAATTGAATAGCCCGGCACTAGGGAAAATcgcctttctcttttattattcctGTGGTCATTGTCTTTGACGAACTGCAGCagtcagaagaaaaaaacaaaaaagaattaaaaacagaaaggGTTGAAATATTATGCTAAATGGTAGTCCAGAAATGGGCGGGTTGGTGATTCGTGTCCCGCGTGCCGCTATccgcgcaaaaaaaaagacccaacACCAGCAAATGCTATACAATTAACCGAAAATATATCCAAAAGGAAGTTTTCTTTTCGAGCGATCTAACGGAGTTTTTAGCAACAGCAGCGGGATAATAAATTATGGAACAGACAGCAGATTTCCCTGGgtacacgaaaaataaaagaggcattcaatttgtttttggtaataacgtcttttgtttgattttctttttttctcctctgtgaaaataacaaaaggggggaataaaaTAGCTTGGCAAATATTGTTGCGtaccaaaaattcatttgaagctCTCAGACTGAGTTAGAGGCATTGAAATTCTCCGATCCGGACTGCACACAGCCAAAGAGTATGTCATTTGTCACGCTACGGGGATGACACTCAGCTCGGTCGGGAACCGCTTGTAATACACGCAGCCGAGAGTGGACTCCTGTGAAACACAAATAGGTCCTCTATGACATATAGCTTCTACTTGCCAGTACACCAGCCTGTTCTTTTCGTCTCACTTAACGGGACAATTATATTCCAgcggattattattttcaaagtcttttgtttttcttggagGTTTTGGCGTTCATTAAACTGATAAATATTTCTTGGATTAAGTCCATTTTTTCTCGAGTCGCTGTCAAACCCCCCGCCGATTAAAacgatttcattatttatatattttgtcGCGTCTTCTGAAAAAAACGACACAGGTGTGCCGACTACCAAATTCCTTTGCGGCTGCTCCTTGCGGTGGCGGTCGTTTGCCTGGCGACTGGCATCGAGTCGCGAGCTCAATTCAGCAACATGCGAGTCTTCCGAACGAATGGCATGTTCAACAAGGACCACTGGCGTCCGATGGACATTTTGAAATCGTTCAAGATCAACAAAGAACAGGAAACGGACTCGTCGAGGGCGGCCGAAATCGTGAGCGCCAGTTCGATCAAACGCGTGAGCATGGCGTCGCTTTTGCAACAATTGAATCAAGTGAGCAGCGGAAAGAAAGACGTCTTCTTCCCCACTCCGATCGCAACCAAGCAGGAGGAAAGCAGCAGTCTGTCCATTCCAGTCACCATCATCGAATCGAATCACTCCGCCATAACTCCGGTCGTCAAGGAGAGTACGATTCGTCGCGTCAAACTTCCAGCCGGATCCATTTCTTATTCGAGGAACGGACCCGCCTCGAACGGACCGTCCATTTTGCTCAACATCAACCCTCATCTTCAACGCTCGACGAAATTTCCCAGTACCGAGCCACCAACAACCACCGAGCCGgctactactacaacaacaaccgagcCATCAACAACGACTGAGCCatcaacaacgacgacgacgaccgagCCATCGACTTCTACGGCCACAGAGCCGTGCGTGACCAAAGTTTACGTCAAAGCCAAACCAATTGAACAACAAGCGGCTAAACCTTATGGTAACAAGGCCAAAACGCCCGCTTCGGTCAGAGCCGACAACATCTTAGCCTCCAGTAAGAAATTGAGCCAAATGCCCAACTCGCCCATCTACTACATCAAGTTGCCGGCCTCCTCTTTCGTCTCGGGTCGAACTCCGCATAAGGAAGACGCAGTCCCGTTCGATTTCTTCAAGCAGTCGCCCATCTTTGTGGCCACCACCAGACGACCGAGTAATGGCGGCAACAACGTCGTCGAGGAGATCATCACGACCGAGTCCCCATCGGAGACTTTGTTGTCGACCACGACGAGATCCCCGCCGCGTACCAATTCGCGCGTCATCAACATCAAGGGACCGTTCGTTTTCAACGGCAAACCGGGCGGCATCTATTCGGCTCCAGCTCCGTACAGGCCGCCCAACTATTTGGATCTTCTCCATCAATTATACCCGAAACTCAAGAGGGCTCAATTTATCAGACGCTGAAAAagcataattttaaataagcgaatttttgattcttaaaaattaaaaataaaacatcccCCCGTATTTAATCACCGATGTTGTCATGATTTGTGCCGTGCTATTTTTctaataaacaaaatagaatgtcaatcaattttaatatattttttccccctaaaAAGCCACCCCAGCATCCCCCAGAGTGTTGGAACATTGGGTTTGTTTGTGCTGTTATTCGTGGAATGGTTCTTATTTAAGCTATATTTtcctttccaaaaaaaattcggatttttactattattttttaatttgcagtGTGTTTTTCAACCTGAATGTAGTTCTGCTCCCATGTCGATGCTGATTTTTGTGTCTTGGTTTTCCcccgttgttttttttataacctACCGATTTTGATCGATGTGACAAGTGCCGAGATTAGAAAATACACTCATATCCCCTgcttttagaaagaaaacacgTATCcgattattttaaattaacttttttttttgaattttattttataacgaAAAATAACAAGCGTATTCCACCATTTATGTACacggaaacaaaacaaaaaatccagtGGAAATGTcggagaaaaaagagcgagGGAAGATATAGAAGCGAATGAAGAGAATACGATTTTtagttttgggtttttttttcttctcatttttgtaTGGTcgtttaatttaataatgatGCACATTTGGAAGCCGACGAAATGGTTAGAAACCTTGGAGCTATACGCAGTTTGCGCGCgcgcatttttattattactatgttttgtttttttcttcgctaATGGCATGCTAGATAATAAAGttaacacaaaacaaaataacaacagcagcagcagagttcAAAAAATAGAACAGAAAAGCCAACAGATTATTTTGATGGATTTTTCAGAAACTGAAATGGGCGGGTTGGACGAAGTAGAGCTGATTCGGTTTGCCGTTGcctttgaaattctttttgaattgaagTTTCTTGTAGAAACCGATGGTGGACGATGATGGCGGCGTCTCTGTAGTGGTGGTCGGGTTAATGGCGGTGGGCACGGTGGTCGCCGGGGCGCGATAAGAAGGTTTGACGAAATACAACTTGTGGGGTTTGCCGTTGTTGTAGTAATTATGGCGGTAGGGTTTCTTGTAGTTCAATGGCGAATGCGTCGACGTCGGCGGATGTggcgtcgttgttgttgtcgtcgtggTTGTCGTGGTCGTCGTGGGATGAGTCAAACCCAGCGGAAGATTCCAGTGATAAACATTCTCCGGTTTACCGTTGGCCGTGAAGTCGACCGACACCTAATCAAAACGTAATAGTGTCAATCAATGTCGTCAGCACAACTCTATAATAGAAactatttattatatatgacagctagattgttttgtttctttatgaTTGTGTGCTCTCCGCTCCCGGAGCGAATCGGATTCGTTCCACACGGTACACCGCCTTCAGTATTTTTGCTTATTACACCTCTAACTAATAGCGTACCTCCCACCCAAGAAAACTAAGATCctggtaataataattaaaaaacaaagtttacCGTTTCGAAAGGTTCCGGCGTATTTTTCTGGTCGTTGGATGTTGGCAGAAGATTGAAAGGGGAATAGTAGTGCGGTTGTGGCGGCAGTTTGATAAAGTACACGGTCGACTCGCCCTTCTTCTTGCTGGACGTGATTTGCGGCCGTTCGTTGCCAATGCCTCGATTGAGACCCAGGCGTTTCCACAGCATGGCGTTGCTCGTCAATCGGGGAATGCCAGAAGTCAGCAAACAACTAGTCATTACCATCAGCACAACTGGTAGCAGTATCATTctaaaaattcccaaaaataacacaaggaaaatggaatttaGATGAAACTGATGGCTGGGGTTTCCACATGATTGTATAGTGCACTAGCACCCATCTAAGCTAGTATCTACTTGACGGGCCATTAACCATGTTTCAATcgtttctctttgttttcttttcctatgGACTGGGCAATGGCTGGACGAAAGTCTCTCACGCACCTCCAGGCGAACATCACTCTGACCACCAGGCGAGTAACAACGCTACTAAGCAAAGAGGAGAAACATCCGAACAAACGTATAGATTACAGCAACTGCTGTCTGTTTGTGCGAGCTCTTAAACGTTTTATAACCCATCCAATTGGCGTTGAACGCCTTcagcgaagaaaaaagatttttatacGTCGCAACAACAACCTTGCCCGGGAGTTCGGTGTGCCACTTATTTGACCCTTCAAGGCTGCGGACATTCCCGGGTTAGTTGGTGATGGCAGTCGTGATATCACGCCGGGGTTGATTAGTCCAACGAATGTTAACAGCAGGTCACGAAATAGGGAAGGTTGGGCTATGGCTCTTTGACtctgattatttcttttgagtATGTCGTATTATATAGTATATTGTATATACCAAGAGaatgaagaataaaacaaacaaacaacaacaacaaaccattACCATTCTACTCGAAATAATGCTCGGGGGTATTAACTACATCCCAGTCCACCACCAAGAGTTCAAAaggtctttcttttttgtcttgttcgtCGTTTGTGTTTATATCAACATCACATTTGAGAATgttggaaaaggaaacaaattgaaaatccaAATGGCAAAATCAGCTGTAGATGGAActtttaagtttgtttttatgatTGTTCTACTGCGttgcaaatttgaaatttctaatcaatgaaaaaacaaatggccGACCGGTGAAACAGGTAGGGAGAGGTAAGATTTCGTGAGAGAAAAACGACCCATTTTTCTGCAGACGTATTTTGAACCGATCTCGACTTTGagtgattttgaattttacaaaaatctttttttcaccCTTTCCTTTGACCTTGTAACCGAATTCTATCTcgattaattcttttttctttgcaatattaaataataacaaagtgGTCGCAACGTCGCAACAGCCCCAAAAAGCTCATTTGGTGAATCGAGAAGTTTTGTTTGACAGTAgaattttgacttgtctgtGTCATTAAGTTACGTTCCTTTCGTCCgttatcttttgtttcttgtgtgtgtgtcggccaTTTCTTCTGCCTCAGAAAGATATGGCCCATCGTGAAGATGCTCCTAAACAATGCcccaaatttatttcatcttgCTTTCTTGCGTCCGAGTGAAGAAACGACATGTGGTACCGTTTCGACTTTCCAGACTTTTAATTACCTTTCCTCTCTGCTGTGGTAATTACCAGAGAACTCGCTGCCATCATTCCTAGTAAAGCTGTTTAACCAAATACACCTGCGGGAAGAGACGGTTAAACTCGCAAGATGGTGATTGTGCTGCGATCCTGCTAGACAGCCAACCACTACTACTGGCTTCGATCCCTTATACGCACTCAATAGGCAAATTGGAACGCCGGTCGTTACTCGGGAGACCCGACacttaaaaagtaaataaagtaAGTGACTGTTTCACGATTTCTCGTTCCGGTGATGTTGTTCTTatgttcttgttgtttttttccctccgtCTTTCAAACTGAGGTTTTCCGCAGTTTTTCAGGATGTTGTTAAAGTTTAGTGCACACGGAAGGAATGTTAAGGTTTTGGTTGCCGAGGAATTTGTTCGTGTAGATGCAATCTCGAGATATCCATTTACTTTGTCGCAGCGATTTTGTTGATTCTACTTGATAAAAGTGGAGATCGAAATTATAGACTTTTTCTTGGAGGGGATCGATTTGACTTGTCAGTGGGCTGAGTCGAGATGTAATCAGACGAGACATTTCAATCGTAGGCAACACGATCTAAGCTGCTTTTCTCATGTCTGAAGAgggatttttcttattcatgtttttatattgcaaaaaaaattcaataaggAAAAGATATGGTCAAGAGATAACCGAAGCGTGACATTCAGGTGAAGGCTGTCGTCACGGATGATCGGAAATCTTGCGGTTACCAAGTCACGACAAATTTGgttattgaaacaaatttttttaaaaacagaaggAGTTAATATGTAGCAAACGAGAAAATGCGGAATTTTATCTAACGTTTAACGGGGCAAACGAGATTGGTACAACGTTTTGCCATTTGCGTTTTTCGTTTCCTGATCaatttgagtttcttttttttctcagtctGTTCCATTTTGATTCGTGCATTGATCAGAGAAATAAGAAGGTCTAGCAATTGGAATGGTGACgtagtagaaaaacaaatagtaCTTGTCCCCTGAAGCGTTCCCACTGTATGTCAACCGCGATGAGATGCGTTCCGACCGATTGATATTACAACTAAATCTGACCGTCCTTGTGTGCGTCATCGTAGAAACGTCTCGATCAAAATATTTCCCCCAATTCTCGGAACGAATTGTCgtgttcttttattctcttatCGTCCCAGCTGCGGCATAGTTAAATAAAACTCAAGGGACCCGGTTATAATATATTCTTTCTATATGTTCTTCCCCGCTTCTTTATTCACCTATGTTTTtatctcatttctttctttttatgattgGGAAGAACTCCCTCCcaccacacaacaacaaaaatgacataaataaTATTATCAACAAcactataaaataaaactccaataaaagaaaaagaaataggtgAATAAGACAGTGAACTGAACTTTTGGGCCGTTTTCCTCTGTTTTCCTGCCCGTTAATAacttgtaagaaaaaagattgaataTAATATGAACGTCGTGAATGTTATTCTCAACAGTGGAAAAGTATGAAGAAACTGACATGCCGGGATTCCTGTTAATTCTTGGGAAAACGGCATCAACAGTCTCAGTACATATTGGATGGTTTTGAGTTATAAGAGGACGCGGTGCTGTGGGGCGTTCACCCCTTCGTTACTTTTATCACATTGGGCACACAGGTAGCACGCCAAGGACGTAGCCTTgctccttcttttgtttctcttatttcaaaagtaaagaaaaagaaaagaaaacgaaccgTCAATGCATGATTGCATTGATGGTCTGCCCTTATGGAGCAGAACAATTGCTGACAAGTGCCAGACGCTTCACTTTTTCCGTGTCTCGGTGCCATtgttatctaaaaaaaaaaaaatacctgaaATTATCTATTTCAACCGCAAGTTCAATATCGGGAAATAGAAAACGGCAAAATGTCTTCACCCCGGCAACTCCCGACATGTTCGTGATAGCGAAACCCCCAAATTTTCCCTACTGAATGTAGCATAGACGTACGAAAAGTAGCAAGTTGGTTCgattacgtgtgtgtgtgtgtgtctatgttACACGCACTTGGAACCGCTCTGAGAAATTCGataatcttcttttctttttcttttttttttactgtgtgCGTTATATAGTCTTCACTTTCACTCGTTCGGGAAAATATAAGGCGGCGAGGCGGAATAGTCAACAAGTCGCGTGAGTCGAAATTCTCGAATGTACGCAGCGTGACCTTCTCGgccgacctttttttttctctagccGCCGTGAGAGAGCAAGTTTTTCgagtcagaaaaagaaaaaggaaaagtaacCAGTTGTTTTATTGCCAGAGACTCGATAGAGAAAAATATGAACAtgcaactgtttttctttagcATCGCACTTCTCACTTTCAAACTCTGCAGGTTTTTTGCCCTTCCGTTTCattcagtttctttctttgtatATGTACTGTGTCTAAATCGCATCAATTGGGAGccattcgagaaaaaaaaaagataccgCCCGGAGTATATACATgtacgacgatgatgattacACGCACGGCGGTTTATTCGACGGATCTAATCGTGGAAGCTATATCGTAGACAAGTCTTCAGAATTTtgcagcttttttttcccaccccCCGAGATTACATTGCTTCTTATACAGTATAATTAAGCTTCCCCCTTTTGGGAGTGGTTTTTCTCAAAATGatgagatggaaaaaaattcagtttggCTTGTGCCGTGTAACTGTGCACCACGGAATT
This DNA window, taken from Daphnia pulex isolate KAP4 chromosome 2, ASM2113471v1, encodes the following:
- the LOC124210586 gene encoding mucin-2-like isoform X1 — translated: MTQNRCADYQIPLRLLLAVAVVCLATGIESRAQFSNMRVFRTNGMFNKDHWRPMDILKSFKINKEQETDSSRAAEIVSASSIKRVSMASLLQQLNQVSSGKKDVFFPTPIATKQEESSSLSIPVTIIESNHSAITPVVKESTIRRVKLPAGSISYSRNGPASNGPSILLNINPHLQRSTKFPSTEPPTTTEPATTTTTTEPSTTTEPSTTTTTTEPSTSTATEPCVTKVYVKAKPIEQQAAKPYGNKAKTPASVRADNILASSKKLSQMPNSPIYYIKLPASSFVSGRTPHKEDAVPFDFFKQSPIFVATTRRPSNGGNNVVEEIITTESPSETLLSTTTRSPPRTNSRVINIKGPFVFNGKPGGIYSAPAPYRPPNYLDLLHQLYPKLKRAQFIRR
- the LOC124210586 gene encoding mucin-2-like isoform X2 translates to MRVFRTNGMFNKDHWRPMDILKSFKINKEQETDSSRAAEIVSASSIKRVSMASLLQQLNQVSSGKKDVFFPTPIATKQEESSSLSIPVTIIESNHSAITPVVKESTIRRVKLPAGSISYSRNGPASNGPSILLNINPHLQRSTKFPSTEPPTTTEPATTTTTTEPSTTTEPSTTTTTTEPSTSTATEPCVTKVYVKAKPIEQQAAKPYGNKAKTPASVRADNILASSKKLSQMPNSPIYYIKLPASSFVSGRTPHKEDAVPFDFFKQSPIFVATTRRPSNGGNNVVEEIITTESPSETLLSTTTRSPPRTNSRVINIKGPFVFNGKPGGIYSAPAPYRPPNYLDLLHQLYPKLKRAQFIRR
- the LOC124210588 gene encoding mucin-6-like, with product MSLTRMILLPVVLMVMTSCLLTSGIPRLTSNAMLWKRLGLNRGIGNERPQITSSKKKGESTVYFIKLPPQPHYYSPFNLLPTSNDQKNTPEPFETVSVDFTANGKPENVYHWNLPLGLTHPTTTTTTTTTTTTTPHPPTSTHSPLNYKKPYRHNYYNNGKPHKLYFVKPSYRAPATTVPTAINPTTTTETPPSSSTIGFYKKLQFKKNFKGNGKPNQLYFVQPAHFSF